One window of Brevibacterium pigmentatum genomic DNA carries:
- a CDS encoding GmrSD restriction endonuclease domain-containing protein → MKTDVVKPKDIFYNPTRFVVPLFQRPYVWSKEDQWEPLWTDITRLIEIIKNHNASATHFLGAIVIQSVPTGLGDLPTWSVIDGQQRLTTLQLLLDALHSQLVNRSWVQLAGQVQALIENPSDYRFADNDQFKLWPTNRDRHAFASVMSAPEPVDYATFGQSRLGEAHKFFSDSIDQWLGDDGESERKGRMLVACIMDRLEIASIRLDEDEDAQAIFETLNARGTPLSAADLIKNFVFQKFSGPSEKAEQAYNDYWADFETPWWERSITSGRIKNTRSSLFLWQWLVARTLNDFPIREVFAQFKHYVVTSANDVQSILRQIRTAADKYRSVIEASENANGVLSRVELFSYRVGLLDSEVARPLLIWLDEPEQSAISPSERDQILAILESWFVRRSLVKASTKGSNRFIIDLLRRLSHTSVGQLVQSTQDYLSTNHTGSGYWPDDAEVREALIDAPAYTKYRRDRLRMVFEALEDHRRGYPDGKQLTMGPIVRGKGTIEHLMPQKWRKHWSAELTEDEELVRDQSLQQLGNLTLVTQILNSRFSNGSWETKREHFLTYDDVLITKDALKLSFDIWNESTIRQRTSMLIDQILEIWPVPAAHVGLPAEPEAPPTTSNVDVAQLVNSGWIDAGTELVPRSQKYENRSAFVSQDGRLFVDDTSFQTPSAAAYFIRGSNSNGWTFWMIKDTEESLHDRRTDYVVSLGEEDTSTDDGSKFETFDVSEEDERSE, encoded by the coding sequence GTGAAAACTGACGTCGTCAAACCTAAGGATATTTTCTACAATCCGACGCGATTTGTTGTTCCCCTGTTCCAGCGGCCGTACGTCTGGTCTAAGGAGGACCAGTGGGAACCCCTCTGGACCGACATAACTCGCCTGATCGAGATCATCAAAAATCACAATGCCTCAGCGACACACTTCCTCGGAGCGATCGTCATTCAATCGGTTCCGACTGGCTTGGGCGACCTACCAACCTGGAGCGTCATCGATGGCCAACAGCGGCTTACAACTTTACAGCTGCTATTGGATGCTCTGCACAGTCAGTTAGTGAACCGTTCTTGGGTCCAATTGGCAGGGCAGGTACAAGCACTGATTGAAAATCCCAGCGACTATCGCTTTGCTGACAACGATCAGTTCAAGCTCTGGCCGACTAATCGCGACAGACACGCTTTCGCATCTGTCATGTCTGCACCAGAGCCCGTTGACTATGCAACTTTCGGCCAATCTCGTCTCGGCGAAGCCCACAAATTCTTCTCTGATTCTATCGACCAATGGCTGGGCGATGACGGCGAAAGTGAGCGCAAGGGCAGGATGCTTGTAGCCTGCATTATGGATCGGCTCGAAATTGCCAGTATCCGCCTAGACGAAGACGAAGACGCGCAAGCTATATTTGAGACCTTAAACGCTCGAGGGACTCCACTGTCGGCAGCGGATCTCATCAAGAATTTTGTCTTTCAAAAATTCTCGGGACCCAGCGAAAAAGCCGAGCAGGCATACAATGACTATTGGGCCGACTTTGAGACGCCATGGTGGGAGCGGTCGATCACTTCCGGACGCATCAAGAACACTCGCTCTTCCCTATTTCTGTGGCAATGGCTGGTCGCACGAACTCTCAACGACTTTCCCATCCGTGAGGTGTTCGCCCAGTTCAAGCACTACGTGGTGACATCCGCAAACGACGTGCAATCCATCTTGCGGCAAATCCGAACTGCAGCTGACAAGTATCGCTCAGTGATCGAGGCCTCGGAGAATGCCAATGGAGTATTATCTCGCGTGGAGCTTTTCAGCTATCGTGTTGGCCTACTAGACTCCGAGGTCGCTCGCCCACTTCTGATCTGGCTGGACGAACCAGAACAGTCTGCTATTTCCCCGTCTGAACGCGATCAGATACTTGCAATTCTTGAAAGCTGGTTCGTCCGAAGGTCCTTAGTCAAAGCCAGCACAAAAGGATCGAACAGGTTCATCATCGACCTGTTACGACGTTTGAGTCATACGTCGGTAGGCCAGCTGGTCCAATCAACTCAAGATTATCTGTCCACGAATCACACAGGCTCCGGCTACTGGCCGGACGACGCTGAAGTTCGTGAAGCTCTTATTGATGCTCCTGCCTACACCAAATATCGACGCGATCGACTCCGAATGGTGTTCGAAGCACTGGAGGATCACCGCCGCGGGTACCCGGATGGAAAGCAGCTCACGATGGGCCCGATAGTTCGCGGAAAGGGCACAATTGAGCATCTCATGCCACAAAAATGGCGTAAACACTGGTCCGCTGAGCTTACTGAAGATGAAGAGCTTGTTCGCGACCAGAGCCTCCAGCAACTTGGAAACCTCACCTTGGTTACTCAAATACTGAACTCCAGATTTAGCAACGGCTCTTGGGAGACTAAACGCGAGCATTTCCTTACCTACGATGATGTCCTCATCACCAAAGACGCTCTAAAATTGAGCTTCGACATATGGAATGAGTCAACAATCAGGCAACGGACCTCTATGTTGATCGACCAAATCCTGGAGATCTGGCCCGTACCAGCGGCTCATGTAGGGTTGCCGGCAGAACCTGAGGCCCCGCCTACGACGAGCAACGTAGACGTCGCTCAGTTAGTCAATTCGGGCTGGATTGATGCAGGAACCGAGCTCGTGCCACGTAGTCAGAAATATGAGAACCGCTCGGCATTCGTCTCGCAAGATGGACGACTCTTCGTCGACGACACCTCTTTCCAGACCCCATCAGCAGCGGCGTATTTCATCCGAGGGTCTAACTCGAACGGGTGGACCTTTTGGATGATTAAAGATACCGAAGAATCGCTACATGACCGGCGTACTGATTATGTCGTGAGCCTTGGAGAAGAGGACACTTCCACAGACGATGGCTCTAAGTTCGAAACGTTCGACGTTTCTGAAGAAGACGAGCGCAGTGAATAA
- a CDS encoding MFS transporter — protein sequence MVKKGLSLGMARKLPIIIGLAMTVFMLGANYTDSSALVIVFMSIAFFGNGFASITWSLVSALAPERLLGLTGGMFNFIGNLSSIATPIVIGFLVTDVDFAPAFVYMAAVTIVGVLSYVFLVGKVERVEE from the coding sequence ATGGTCAAGAAGGGGCTGTCGCTGGGGATGGCACGGAAGCTGCCGATCATCATTGGTCTGGCGATGACGGTGTTCATGCTCGGCGCGAACTACACGGACTCGTCGGCTTTGGTCATCGTGTTCATGTCGATCGCGTTCTTCGGTAACGGATTCGCCTCGATCACCTGGTCACTGGTATCTGCGCTGGCACCGGAACGACTGTTGGGCCTGACCGGAGGCATGTTCAACTTCATCGGCAACCTTTCATCGATTGCCACCCCGATCGTCATCGGATTCCTCGTCACCGACGTCGACTTCGCCCCGGCCTTCGTCTACATGGCGGCGGTCACCATCGTCGGTGTGCTGTCGTACGTGTTCCTCGTCGGCAAGGTTGAGCGCGTGGAGGAGTAG